In one window of Miscanthus floridulus cultivar M001 chromosome 12, ASM1932011v1, whole genome shotgun sequence DNA:
- the LOC136498586 gene encoding mavicyanin-like: MACTPRGLLLAIVLLVAVAVAVVPASAKDYTVGDSSGWKPGVDYTAWAKGKPFGIGDTLSFQYSSSHSVLEVSEADHSACSASNPLRSHGDQSTTVPLTKAGTRYFICGAPGHCASGMKLAITVSGGSDSGSSSASPAMRATNTTPAAGGATTTADAGESDSSAAGTGARLATGLLFAAVGLAALMMG, translated from the exons ATGGCTTGCACTCCGCGCGGCCTGCTTCTGGCCATTGTCCtcctcgtcgccgtcgccgtcgccgtcgtgccgGCGTCCGCAAAGGACTACACGGTCGGCGACTCGTCCGGGTGGAAGCCCGGAGTGGACTACACTGCCTGGGCTAAGGGCAAGCCGTTCGGCATCGGCGACACGCTCT CGTTCCAGTACAGCTCATCGCACTCGGTGCTGGAGGTGAGCGAGGCGGACCACAGCGCGTGCTCGGCGAGCAACCCGCTGCGGTCGCACGGGGACCAGAGCACCACCGTCCCGCTCACCAAGGCCGGCACCCGCTACTTCATCTGCGGCGCCCCCGGCCACTGCGCCTCGGGGATGAAGCTCGCCATCACCGTCTCCGGCGGCAGcgacagcggcagcagcagcgccaGCCCCGCCATGCGGGCGACGAACACGACGCCGGCGGCTGGTGGCGCGACGACGACGGCCGACGCGGGCGAGTCGGACTCGAGCGCGGCTGGTACCGGGGCCCGCCTCGCGACCGGCCTGCTGTTCGCGGCCGTGGGCCTCGCAGCCCTGATGATGGGCTGA
- the LOC136495314 gene encoding stellacyanin-like produces MAQASVVLALCALLLVPGVARRAEAVSYNVGNSAGWDLSADLPSWADGKTFNVGDVLVFQYSNYHTLDEVDEAGFNNCSAANALLSQNDGNTTVPLTAPGDRYFICGNQLHCLGGMKLHVLVNQPAGGAPAGAPTQSPPQTASGAALGPSTDDAGIPWLVLGGCHRATVGPLLVTWLFVLEAALLV; encoded by the exons ATGGCTCAAGCTAGCGTTGTTCTGGCTCTGTGCGCCCTGCTCCTCGTCCCCGGTGTGGCACGGAGAGCCGAGGCGGTCTCGTACAACGTCGGCAACAGCGCGGGGTGGGATCTCAGCGCCGACTTGCCGTCGTGGGCCGACGGCAAAACCTTCAACGTCGGCGATGTTCTAG TGTTTCAGTACTCCAACTACCACACGCTGGACGAAGTCGACGAGGCCGGGTTCAACAACTGCAGCGCCGCGAACGCGCTCCTGTCCCAGAACGACGGCAACACCACGGTGCCGCTGACGGCGCCCGGCGACCGGTACTTCATCTGCGGCAATCAGCTGCACTGCCTGGGCGGGATGAAGCTGCACGTGCTCGTCAACCAGCCGGCTGGAGGAGCTCCGGCGGGCGCCCCGACACAGTCCCCGCCGCAGACGGCCTCCGGGGCCGCCCTTGGGCCCAGCACCGACGACGCGGGCATCCCCTGGCTCGTGCTCGGCGGGTGCCACCGAGCTACGGTGGGCCCCCTGCTGGTGACGTGGCTATTCGTACTAGAAGCAGCTCTACTTGTATGA